The proteins below are encoded in one region of Bacillus vallismortis:
- the sigO gene encoding RNA polymerase sigma factor SigO, with protein sequence MKHPIVKHFLSNPQHYRLFKNVMESPNEKDAKSLDEQFKQFYKEIRIVKYMNSMIRIFSIDFDKRVRKNQKRYPLTVDHPEVGERLPSETGSDAFEAFLDRQDDLSQHVQDYQLYQAIQKLTDKQKSVLTKVYLHGATMQEIADSLGESRQNISNIHKKGLENIRKQLAAQKKGESKL encoded by the coding sequence ATGAAGCATCCCATCGTGAAGCATTTTTTGAGCAATCCTCAGCATTACCGTTTGTTCAAAAACGTCATGGAAAGCCCGAACGAGAAAGATGCAAAATCATTGGACGAGCAATTCAAGCAATTTTATAAGGAAATCCGCATCGTTAAGTATATGAATTCAATGATTCGCATCTTTTCTATTGATTTTGATAAGCGGGTTCGTAAAAACCAAAAACGGTATCCGCTGACGGTCGATCATCCGGAAGTGGGGGAACGGCTTCCTTCTGAAACGGGAAGCGATGCGTTTGAAGCATTTTTAGACCGGCAGGATGATCTGAGCCAGCACGTCCAGGATTATCAGCTCTACCAAGCGATCCAGAAGCTGACTGACAAACAAAAAAGCGTGTTGACGAAAGTCTATCTTCACGGTGCTACGATGCAGGAGATTGCAGATTCGCTAGGGGAGTCCCGGCAAAACATCTCTAACATTCATAAAAAGGGGCTTGAGAATATCAGAAAGCAGCTAGCGGCGCAAAAAAAGGGGGAAAGTAAGCTGTGA
- a CDS encoding efflux RND transporter periplasmic adaptor subunit: MSKKKKWLITGAICAGVLVLAGIGAGGVYVFTHMNQIAVSSEPYAESVAVYMGGDSESGQTFSGKVEPEKQQKVYIDSEKGSIKKTYVKEGDQVKKGDKLFEYEGEDHSDEVEQANLQIEMTNLQISRLQKSITETEKQLKTAGKEEKSQLQDELDQANFDLKTSQLELKQHQKELSALTKNKGSNVITSKHDGIVQSVNQDIADGATGDQAGGPYIQIVSTGKYLVKSQINELLMDTMKKGSKVKVTLKTGGEGEWKGKVTSIGKLPAGTGEGEEESYAEEEMNPQSSNYPFTILLDSHKGLEVGYHVNIEVMSDEADADAIKLPSDMVIQDDGEPYVWKADENQKAVKQPVEIGDTDENDMVEIKSGLTPDDYVIYPDPAVKEGKQVTVNADTE; this comes from the coding sequence GTGTCCAAGAAGAAAAAATGGCTTATTACCGGTGCGATATGTGCCGGTGTGCTTGTATTGGCAGGGATCGGCGCCGGCGGTGTTTACGTTTTTACCCACATGAACCAAATTGCCGTATCATCGGAACCCTATGCTGAATCGGTAGCGGTATACATGGGAGGAGACTCAGAATCAGGCCAAACCTTCTCGGGAAAGGTTGAACCTGAGAAACAGCAGAAAGTCTATATCGATTCAGAAAAAGGCAGCATTAAAAAAACATACGTCAAAGAAGGCGATCAGGTCAAAAAGGGCGATAAACTTTTTGAGTATGAGGGCGAGGATCACTCTGACGAAGTGGAGCAAGCCAATTTGCAAATCGAAATGACTAACCTGCAAATCAGCCGTTTGCAAAAATCAATAACGGAAACGGAAAAACAGCTGAAAACAGCCGGAAAAGAAGAGAAATCACAGCTGCAAGATGAGCTTGACCAGGCCAACTTCGATTTAAAAACAAGCCAGCTTGAGTTGAAGCAGCATCAAAAAGAGCTGTCAGCCCTTACGAAAAACAAAGGCTCCAATGTCATAACAAGCAAGCATGACGGGATCGTTCAAAGCGTCAATCAGGATATTGCTGACGGGGCAACGGGCGATCAGGCAGGAGGACCGTATATCCAGATTGTTTCCACGGGCAAATATCTAGTCAAAAGCCAAATCAACGAGCTGTTAATGGACACAATGAAAAAAGGCAGCAAAGTCAAAGTCACGCTGAAAACAGGCGGTGAAGGCGAGTGGAAAGGAAAGGTCACCTCGATCGGCAAGCTTCCAGCGGGAACAGGCGAGGGTGAGGAAGAAAGTTATGCTGAAGAAGAAATGAACCCTCAATCCTCTAACTATCCGTTCACTATTTTATTAGACAGCCATAAAGGTCTCGAAGTCGGCTATCATGTCAACATCGAGGTGATGAGCGATGAGGCTGATGCGGACGCGATTAAACTGCCGTCCGACATGGTCATTCAGGATGACGGCGAACCGTACGTGTGGAAAGCGGATGAGAATCAGAAAGCGGTCAAGCAGCCTGTTGAAATCGGGGACACTGATGAAAATGACATGGTGGAGATTAAGAGCGGCCTGACGCCGGACGATTATGTGATCTATCCTGATCCCGCGGTCAAGGAAGGAAAGCAGGTTACAGTCAATGCTGACACTGAATAA
- the rsoA gene encoding sigma-O factor regulator RsoA, with amino-acid sequence MNGQFDQKKQKDDMYDIEHLIACFSPMIRKKLSNTSFQEREDLEQELRIKMFEKADMLLCQDVPGFWEFILYMVDENS; translated from the coding sequence GTGAACGGCCAGTTTGATCAAAAGAAACAAAAAGACGACATGTATGACATTGAACATCTGATTGCATGCTTTTCACCGATGATCAGAAAAAAACTCAGCAATACGTCCTTTCAAGAAAGAGAAGATTTAGAGCAAGAGCTGAGGATTAAGATGTTTGAAAAGGCTGATATGCTTTTGTGTCAGGACGTTCCGGGGTTTTGGGAGTTTATTTTGTATATGGTAGACGAGAACTCATAA
- a CDS encoding ABC transporter permease, which produces MLEHIRISFQSIFSHKLRSILTMLGVIIGIAAIIAIVSMLKGQSEQLKQSMIGMGNNAINVVYQPSGGEEEGIGYQVSYTSAPPVTDETVKAIKSDPMVKGLSLYYLSEGSSVFHLTNVSYPQVFGVDGDYFDMFPVRITEGRKLAENELNSTRQVVMINEAARDELFPDGDALHKKIEMNGVPFKVAGVFTEKNQQESMFEGDYANPVLYVPKKVWPLIEGFDAPTQIAVQADSSEHIQEAGVMAADLLNQGLSDAELAKAEYSVMDLQEIAQEVESFNQSFALLLGGIASISLLVGGIGVMNIMLVSVTERTREIGIKKALGAKRRVILFQFLTEAVVLTSIGGILGVLAGFGIAKLLTVVFPMPFIVSVPAVVGALIFSMAVGIIFGLLPSIKASKLQPVDALRYE; this is translated from the coding sequence ATGCTTGAGCATATTCGAATCTCCTTTCAATCCATTTTCTCTCATAAATTAAGATCCATTCTGACCATGCTCGGTGTCATTATCGGCATAGCGGCAATTATTGCGATTGTGTCGATGCTGAAGGGACAAAGCGAACAATTAAAGCAAAGCATGATCGGCATGGGAAATAACGCGATCAATGTTGTCTACCAGCCGTCAGGCGGAGAAGAGGAGGGCATCGGCTATCAGGTTTCGTACACGTCCGCGCCGCCTGTCACTGACGAAACAGTAAAGGCAATTAAATCTGATCCTATGGTCAAAGGATTATCCTTATATTACTTGTCTGAAGGTTCGAGCGTCTTTCATTTGACAAACGTTTCGTACCCCCAAGTGTTCGGAGTTGACGGTGACTACTTTGATATGTTCCCAGTCCGTATAACCGAAGGGAGGAAGCTGGCGGAAAATGAATTGAACAGCACACGCCAAGTGGTGATGATCAATGAAGCCGCCAGAGATGAACTGTTTCCAGACGGAGACGCTCTGCATAAAAAGATTGAGATGAATGGTGTGCCGTTTAAGGTTGCCGGTGTTTTTACAGAAAAAAATCAGCAGGAAAGCATGTTTGAAGGTGATTACGCGAACCCGGTTTTGTACGTGCCGAAAAAGGTGTGGCCGCTCATCGAAGGATTTGACGCGCCGACACAGATCGCTGTGCAGGCCGATTCTTCTGAGCATATCCAAGAAGCCGGCGTGATGGCTGCTGATCTTTTAAACCAAGGGCTGTCAGATGCTGAGTTGGCAAAAGCAGAGTATAGTGTGATGGATCTTCAGGAGATCGCACAGGAAGTGGAGTCCTTTAATCAGTCATTTGCACTGCTGCTTGGCGGAATCGCCAGTATTTCACTATTGGTTGGCGGCATCGGCGTTATGAATATCATGCTCGTTTCCGTTACGGAGCGCACGAGGGAAATCGGAATTAAAAAAGCGCTCGGTGCTAAGCGGCGTGTGATTTTATTTCAATTTTTAACCGAGGCGGTCGTGCTGACAAGCATTGGCGGAATACTCGGTGTGCTGGCGGGCTTCGGCATCGCTAAGCTGCTGACGGTCGTTTTTCCAATGCCTTTTATCGTCTCCGTCCCGGCTGTGGTCGGAGCACTCATCTTTTCAATGGCAGTCGGCATTATTTTCGGCTTGCTTCCGTCCATCAAGGCATCGAAGCTTCAGCCTGTAGACGCGCTACGCTATGAATAA
- a CDS encoding iron-hydroxamate ABC transporter substrate-binding protein yields MNHIYKKLGAAFFALLLIAALAACGNHSESKGSSSDSNAGETVTYKAENGNVKIPKHPKRVVVMADGYYGYFKTLGINVVGAPENVFKNPYYKGKTDGVTSIGDGTSVEKVIDLNPDLIIVWTTQGADIKKLEKIAPTVAVTYDKLDNIEQLKEFAKMTGTEDKAEKWLAEWDNKVAAAKTKIKKAVGDKTVSIMQSNGKDIYVFGKDFGRGGSIIYKDLGLQATKLSKEKAIDQGPGYTSISLEKLPDFAGDYIFAGPWQAGGDDGGVFESSIWKNLNAVKHGHVYKMDPIGFYFSDPISLEGQLTFITESLTK; encoded by the coding sequence ATGAACCATATATACAAGAAACTCGGAGCCGCGTTTTTTGCCTTGCTATTGATTGCGGCACTGGCAGCCTGCGGGAATCACTCTGAAAGCAAAGGATCTTCCTCTGATTCAAACGCCGGAGAAACCGTTACATATAAGGCTGAAAACGGCAATGTGAAGATTCCTAAGCATCCTAAACGGGTGGTTGTCATGGCTGACGGCTACTACGGCTACTTCAAGACACTCGGCATCAACGTCGTCGGTGCGCCTGAGAACGTATTTAAAAACCCTTACTATAAAGGAAAAACCGACGGTGTCACAAGCATCGGAGACGGTACTTCCGTTGAAAAAGTCATTGATTTGAATCCTGACTTGATTATCGTTTGGACAACGCAAGGCGCTGATATTAAAAAACTTGAAAAAATCGCGCCGACCGTCGCGGTAACATACGACAAGCTCGACAATATTGAGCAGCTCAAAGAGTTCGCAAAAATGACGGGAACTGAAGATAAAGCAGAAAAATGGCTGGCTGAGTGGGATAACAAAGTTGCTGCGGCTAAAACAAAAATCAAAAAAGCCGTCGGTGACAAAACAGTCTCCATTATGCAATCGAACGGAAAAGATATCTACGTATTCGGAAAAGATTTCGGAAGAGGCGGAAGCATCATTTACAAAGATCTCGGTTTGCAAGCCACAAAGCTGTCAAAGGAAAAAGCCATTGATCAAGGGCCGGGATATACAAGTATTTCATTAGAGAAGCTCCCTGACTTCGCCGGAGATTATATTTTCGCAGGTCCATGGCAAGCAGGCGGCGACGATGGCGGCGTATTTGAAAGCTCCATTTGGAAAAATCTAAACGCCGTTAAACATGGCCATGTCTATAAGATGGACCCGATAGGCTTCTACTTCTCTGACCCGATCTCATTAGAAGGGCAGCTGACATTTATTACGGAAAGCTTAACAAAATAA
- the yvrH gene encoding two-component system response regulator YvrH has protein sequence MENASILIVDDEKAIVDMIKRVLEKEGYRNLLDAASAEEAIPVVKANKVDLIVLDVMMGGMSGFEACTMIREYSEAPIFFLTARSSDADKLSGFAVGADDYITKPFNPLELAARIRAHLKRTYQSKETKSNQTYTYDYFTFSPQNAELIVGGAAVACSAQLLQLLQYFCEHPNVVLSKDQIYEKVWGYPSYGDNNTVMVHIRKLREKIERDPSNPEYIVTVRGLGYHFIPNPEGKRS, from the coding sequence GTGGAAAATGCATCAATTTTAATCGTAGACGATGAGAAAGCGATTGTGGATATGATCAAACGCGTTCTCGAAAAAGAAGGTTACCGAAATTTACTGGATGCGGCAAGCGCAGAGGAAGCGATTCCGGTTGTGAAGGCCAATAAGGTAGATTTGATCGTGCTGGATGTCATGATGGGCGGAATGTCCGGTTTTGAAGCCTGCACAATGATCAGAGAGTATTCAGAGGCTCCGATTTTTTTCCTGACGGCAAGATCATCTGACGCGGACAAATTGTCGGGCTTTGCGGTTGGGGCTGATGACTATATCACAAAACCATTTAATCCGCTGGAATTAGCGGCGCGGATCAGAGCGCATCTTAAGCGCACATATCAGTCGAAAGAAACGAAATCAAACCAAACCTATACATATGATTATTTTACATTTTCTCCGCAAAATGCCGAGCTGATTGTAGGCGGTGCAGCCGTCGCTTGTTCAGCCCAGCTTTTGCAGCTTTTGCAGTATTTTTGTGAACACCCTAATGTGGTGCTTTCGAAGGATCAAATTTATGAAAAAGTGTGGGGCTACCCTTCCTACGGTGACAACAACACCGTCATGGTTCATATCCGCAAGCTCAGGGAAAAAATTGAGCGTGATCCGAGCAATCCGGAGTATATTGTAACGGTTCGCGGTCTCGGATACCATTTTATCCCGAATCCTGAAGGCAAGCGGTCATGA
- a CDS encoding YvrJ family protein, giving the protein MDQVFIEEVVKQIGNLGFPALIAMYLLTRFEKKFDQLIELMTELKDQKAKK; this is encoded by the coding sequence ATGGATCAGGTTTTTATAGAAGAAGTCGTAAAACAGATTGGCAATCTAGGGTTTCCTGCGCTGATTGCAATGTACCTGCTGACCCGATTTGAGAAAAAGTTCGATCAGCTTATCGAACTGATGACAGAACTGAAAGATCAGAAAGCAAAAAAATAA
- a CDS encoding regulatory YrvL family protein, translating into MKHQMSSKRLLRLSIKYCLAAAAVVLTYFAVIYILFSIAGTSCRSAAHVLLFTVLFLVLGLFLEPLERLMIHSFTFFKTDKRLFILLAGIVQLLFLWMTAHTTDQLMSDIWLSTTEEMIVAAVFLILDKCNSALPS; encoded by the coding sequence GTGAAACATCAAATGTCTTCAAAACGATTATTGCGGCTCTCTATAAAATACTGTTTGGCCGCGGCGGCAGTGGTGTTGACCTATTTTGCCGTCATCTATATATTGTTTTCGATAGCAGGAACGAGCTGCCGCTCAGCGGCTCATGTCCTGCTTTTTACCGTGTTGTTTCTTGTCCTCGGCCTATTCTTAGAACCATTGGAACGCCTGATGATACATAGCTTTACATTTTTCAAGACAGACAAACGCTTATTCATTCTTCTTGCCGGCATCGTACAGCTGCTGTTTTTGTGGATGACTGCCCATACGACAGACCAATTGATGAGCGACATTTGGCTGTCCACTACAGAAGAAATGATCGTCGCAGCCGTTTTTCTGATTTTAGACAAATGCAACTCAGCTCTTCCAAGCTAA
- a CDS encoding FecCD family ABC transporter permease gives MKTKTKKPLVVMAVTFLLIVMVFFISLNLGVIKIAPLKTLQVFFGQGTARDELVLFEFRLPRIILSLLVGAGIAVAGAILQSVSQNDLAEPGILGINAGGSLAVVLFIYFFQESASNLSFFGTFMLPFSALAGAFLAAFLIYLLAWKKGVTPIRLILVGIGVNAGFNALLLIFQLKMDPHDFMQAAVWISGSIWGANWNMIWAILPWIVILLPFTLYKARYLNILQLGDQLATGLGTAVERERRILLLAAVTLAASCVAAAGGIAFLGLIAPHVARRLTGPRHQTLIPVSAFIGAFLFLLADTLARNVLAPSEIPVGLVISVLGAPYFIYLLMKTN, from the coding sequence ATGAAAACGAAAACGAAAAAACCGCTCGTTGTGATGGCTGTGACCTTTCTGCTGATCGTAATGGTCTTTTTTATCAGCTTGAATTTGGGTGTCATCAAAATTGCACCGCTTAAAACGCTCCAAGTTTTTTTCGGCCAAGGAACGGCGCGTGATGAACTTGTCTTATTTGAGTTCAGGCTGCCGCGGATCATCCTTTCATTGCTCGTTGGGGCAGGAATCGCTGTTGCCGGCGCCATTTTGCAAAGCGTGTCTCAAAATGATCTGGCTGAGCCCGGCATTCTCGGCATTAACGCCGGCGGCTCGCTTGCTGTTGTGCTTTTTATATACTTTTTTCAAGAATCAGCTTCAAATCTCAGCTTTTTCGGAACATTTATGCTTCCGTTCAGTGCTTTGGCGGGCGCATTCCTCGCCGCGTTTCTCATTTATCTTCTGGCTTGGAAAAAAGGTGTGACACCGATTCGGCTGATTTTAGTCGGTATTGGCGTGAATGCCGGATTTAATGCTCTGCTGCTGATTTTTCAGCTCAAGATGGACCCTCATGATTTTATGCAAGCCGCGGTTTGGATTTCCGGCTCGATCTGGGGGGCCAACTGGAATATGATCTGGGCGATTCTTCCTTGGATTGTGATCTTGCTTCCGTTTACTTTATATAAGGCACGCTATTTGAACATTTTGCAGCTCGGAGATCAATTAGCGACCGGACTGGGCACTGCTGTTGAAAGGGAAAGACGGATTCTCCTTCTGGCAGCGGTCACTCTTGCCGCTTCATGCGTGGCAGCAGCAGGGGGGATCGCGTTTCTCGGATTGATCGCGCCCCACGTGGCGAGAAGGCTTACCGGTCCCCGTCACCAGACGCTGATACCGGTCTCGGCCTTCATCGGCGCATTTCTGTTTTTGCTCGCTGACACGCTGGCGAGAAATGTATTGGCACCGTCAGAAATTCCGGTCGGCCTTGTTATCTCCGTGTTAGGCGCGCCTTATTTTATTTATTTATTGATGAAAACGAATTAG
- the oxdC gene encoding oxalate decarboxylase — translation MKKQNDIPQPIRGDKGATVKIPRNIERDRQNPDMLVPPETDHGTVSNMKFSFSDTHNRLEKGGYVREVTVRELPISENLASVNMRLKPGAIRELHWHKEAEWAYMIYGRARVTLVDEQGRSFIDDVGEGDLWYFPSGLPHSIQALDEGAEFLLVFDDGSFSENSTFQLTDWLAHTPKEVIAANFGVTQEEIANLPGKEKYIFEEPVPGSLKDDIVKGPNGEAPYPFTYRLLEQKPIESEGGKVYIADSTNFKVSKTIASALVTVEPGAIRELHWHPNTHEWQYYISGQARMTVFASDGHARTFDYQAGDVGYVPFAMGHYVENTGDEPLVFLEIFKDDHYADVSLNQWLAMLPETLVQQHLELGKDFTDILSKEKHPVVKKKYNE, via the coding sequence ATGAAAAAACAAAACGACATTCCGCAGCCAATCAGAGGAGACAAAGGAGCAACAGTAAAAATCCCGCGTAATATTGAAAGAGACCGCCAAAATCCTGATATGCTTGTTCCGCCGGAAACCGATCACGGCACCGTCAGCAATATGAAGTTCTCATTCTCTGATACTCACAACCGATTAGAAAAAGGCGGATATGTCCGTGAAGTTACCGTACGTGAACTGCCGATTTCAGAAAACCTTGCTTCTGTCAATATGCGGCTGAAACCAGGTGCCATTCGCGAGCTGCATTGGCATAAAGAAGCCGAGTGGGCTTATATGATTTACGGACGTGCAAGAGTTACCCTTGTGGATGAACAGGGCCGCAGCTTTATTGATGATGTAGGCGAAGGAGATCTTTGGTACTTCCCGTCAGGCCTGCCGCACTCCATTCAAGCGCTGGATGAAGGAGCCGAGTTCCTGCTCGTGTTTGACGATGGCTCATTCTCTGAAAACAGCACGTTCCAGCTGACAGACTGGCTTGCCCACACGCCTAAAGAAGTCATTGCTGCAAACTTTGGCGTCACACAAGAAGAGATTGCCAATTTGCCAGGCAAAGAGAAATATATATTTGAAGAACCAGTCCCAGGAAGTTTAAAAGATGACATTGTAAAAGGGCCGAACGGTGAAGCGCCTTATCCGTTTACTTACCGCCTTCTTGAACAGAAGCCAATTGAATCAGAAGGAGGAAAAGTATACATTGCAGATTCAACAAACTTCAAAGTGTCTAAAACGATCGCATCCGCGCTCGTGACGGTGGAACCCGGTGCCATTCGCGAGCTGCATTGGCATCCGAATACGCACGAGTGGCAATACTACATCTCCGGCCAAGCAAGAATGACCGTTTTTGCATCTGACGGCCATGCGAGAACGTTTGACTACCAAGCCGGTGATGTCGGGTATGTTCCGTTTGCAATGGGGCATTACGTTGAAAACACTGGAGATGAACCGCTAGTCTTTTTAGAGATCTTCAAAGACGACCACTACGCCGATGTATCTTTAAACCAATGGCTTGCAATGCTTCCTGAGACACTTGTTCAACAGCATCTTGAATTAGGCAAGGACTTTACCGATATCCTTTCAAAAGAAAAACATCCGGTTGTGAAAAAGAAATACAATGAATAA
- a CDS encoding FecCD family ABC transporter permease has translation MSQRKNIQMISEENQWTSRSFGAVIVLIAGIGLLCLGALLSISLGAADIHLRTVWDAIFHFQPKETSHQIIHDLRLPRTAAAALVGALLAVSGAIMQGMTRNPLAEPSIMGVTSGSAFAVSIAFAFFPGLSMMGLVLWSFAGAGLGASTVMGIGMFSRGGLTPVKLALAGSAVSYFFTGISTAVAIRFDVAQDISFWYAGGVAGVKWSGVHLLLLAGAAGLTLAFIIARSVTVLSLGDELAKGLGQYTSAVKVVGMLVVVILTGAAVSIAGTIAFIGLIIPHITRFLVGVDYRWIIPCSAVLGAVLLVFADIAARLVNAPFETPVGALTSLIGVPFFFYLARRERRGL, from the coding sequence TTGAGTCAAAGGAAAAATATACAGATGATATCAGAAGAAAACCAATGGACGTCCAGGTCTTTTGGCGCGGTCATTGTCCTTATTGCAGGGATAGGCTTACTATGTCTTGGCGCGCTTTTATCCATATCCCTCGGTGCGGCCGATATTCATTTGCGCACGGTGTGGGACGCCATTTTTCATTTTCAGCCGAAAGAGACCTCCCACCAAATTATACACGACCTTCGCCTGCCGAGAACGGCTGCCGCTGCGCTTGTCGGCGCTTTGTTGGCGGTGTCGGGCGCGATCATGCAGGGGATGACGAGAAACCCTTTGGCAGAACCTTCAATTATGGGGGTGACATCAGGCTCTGCGTTTGCCGTTTCGATTGCATTTGCTTTTTTTCCCGGACTTTCTATGATGGGGCTTGTGCTATGGTCCTTTGCAGGAGCGGGACTCGGGGCATCTACGGTAATGGGGATTGGCATGTTTTCAAGGGGCGGACTTACGCCGGTAAAGCTTGCGCTGGCAGGATCAGCAGTTTCTTATTTTTTTACAGGCATTTCAACCGCTGTTGCCATCCGCTTTGATGTCGCTCAAGATATCAGTTTTTGGTATGCTGGCGGGGTAGCGGGTGTGAAATGGTCAGGTGTCCATCTTTTGCTTCTCGCGGGGGCGGCCGGTTTAACGCTGGCGTTTATCATCGCCCGGTCTGTGACAGTGTTAAGTCTCGGTGACGAGCTGGCGAAAGGGCTTGGACAATATACATCGGCGGTGAAGGTGGTTGGCATGCTTGTCGTTGTGATTTTGACGGGAGCCGCTGTTTCTATTGCCGGCACCATCGCATTCATCGGGCTGATTATACCGCATATTACCCGCTTTTTGGTCGGTGTGGATTATCGATGGATCATTCCTTGTTCGGCGGTGCTTGGCGCCGTTTTGCTCGTGTTTGCTGACATTGCGGCAAGACTTGTAAACGCGCCCTTTGAAACACCTGTCGGCGCGCTGACCTCTCTCATCGGCGTTCCCTTTTTCTTTTACTTGGCACGCCGGGAAAGGAGAGGGCTGTAA
- a CDS encoding ABC transporter ATP-binding protein, whose protein sequence is MLTLNNISKSYKLGKEEVPILKHINLTVQAGEFLAIMGPSGSGKSTLMNIIGCLDRPTSGTYTLDQIDILKGKDGALAEIRNESIGFVFQTFHLLPRLTALQNVELPMIYNKVKKKDRRQRAYEALEKVGLKNRVSYKPPKLSGGQKQRVAIARALVNQPRFILADEPTGALDTKSSEQILALFSELHREGKTIIMITHDPDVAKKADRTVFIRDGELVLDERGDISHA, encoded by the coding sequence ATGCTGACACTGAATAATATTTCAAAATCGTACAAGCTGGGAAAAGAAGAAGTTCCGATCTTGAAACATATTAATCTGACGGTCCAAGCCGGCGAGTTTCTGGCGATTATGGGGCCTTCGGGTTCTGGAAAGTCAACGTTAATGAATATCATCGGCTGTTTGGACAGGCCAACCTCGGGAACCTATACGCTTGACCAGATCGATATTTTGAAAGGGAAAGACGGTGCCTTAGCCGAAATCCGCAACGAATCAATCGGGTTTGTGTTTCAAACCTTTCATCTGCTGCCGCGTCTCACCGCGCTGCAAAATGTCGAGCTGCCGATGATCTATAATAAAGTGAAGAAAAAAGATAGAAGGCAGAGAGCTTATGAAGCGCTGGAAAAGGTCGGGCTAAAAAACAGGGTCTCCTACAAGCCTCCGAAGCTGTCAGGCGGGCAAAAGCAACGGGTGGCGATCGCGAGAGCCTTAGTCAATCAGCCGAGATTTATTTTGGCTGATGAACCGACCGGGGCGCTTGATACCAAATCAAGCGAACAAATTTTGGCGCTGTTTTCTGAATTGCATCGGGAAGGCAAGACCATTATTATGATTACCCACGACCCGGATGTTGCCAAAAAAGCTGACAGAACCGTTTTTATCAGAGACGGAGAATTGGTATTAGACGAGAGAGGGGATATCAGCCATGCTTGA
- a CDS encoding ABC transporter ATP-binding protein, translating into MNSLSTEQLGIGYGDRVIVEDLNISVPKGKITTLIGPNGCGKSTILKTMSRIMRSHTGAVYLNGKAIHKMPTKDIAKDMAILPQTPEAPSGLTVYELVSYGRFPHQSGFGRLHDEDRRIIKWALEETGMAEYAERPIEALSGGQRQRVWIAMALAQGTELLLLDEPTTYLDLAHQLEILQLLDRLNKEQGRTILMVIHDLNHAARFSHYMIALKKGAVIKEGTALEVMTPDILKQVFQIDAEIVTDPRTNKPVCLTYDLIKKEKTLVSV; encoded by the coding sequence ATGAATTCATTATCAACGGAACAGCTTGGAATCGGTTATGGTGACAGGGTGATTGTAGAAGATTTAAATATATCGGTTCCTAAAGGGAAAATCACTACCTTAATCGGCCCGAACGGTTGCGGGAAATCAACGATATTAAAAACAATGTCCAGAATTATGCGTTCACATACAGGTGCCGTCTATTTAAACGGTAAAGCGATTCATAAAATGCCTACAAAGGACATTGCGAAAGATATGGCGATTCTGCCGCAGACACCTGAAGCGCCAAGCGGTTTAACGGTGTATGAATTGGTGTCGTACGGCAGGTTTCCGCATCAATCAGGATTTGGCCGATTACATGATGAAGATCGCCGGATCATCAAATGGGCGCTAGAAGAAACAGGAATGGCTGAATACGCTGAACGGCCGATTGAGGCCCTGTCAGGCGGACAGCGTCAGCGCGTCTGGATTGCCATGGCGCTTGCGCAAGGGACGGAACTGTTGCTGTTGGATGAACCGACAACGTATCTTGATCTCGCACACCAGCTAGAAATTCTTCAGCTGCTTGACAGACTCAACAAAGAACAGGGACGGACGATTCTAATGGTCATTCATGACCTGAACCACGCAGCCCGTTTTTCTCATTATATGATCGCGCTCAAAAAAGGCGCGGTCATCAAGGAAGGCACAGCACTGGAGGTCATGACACCGGACATTTTGAAGCAGGTATTTCAAATTGATGCTGAAATCGTCACTGATCCCCGCACCAATAAACCTGTATGCTTGACCTATGATCTGATTAAAAAGGAAAAAACACTTGTTTCTGTGTAA